A window of Cyprinus carpio isolate SPL01 chromosome A6, ASM1834038v1, whole genome shotgun sequence genomic DNA:
ATTGATGTTTAGCGATCTTTCTGAGTGTAATTTGATCCTGTTTAACGAGCGGTTAAGCCCGCTAGCATCGCAgcattcattgttcatgtttacaactttattacatttaagtGTAACATTTTCATGGTGATAATACCTATTATTACTAACTTCTGTATTAATGATACATTctcatttctatatatattttatatttcattgttttagtaATCTTACTAAGCAGATTATTCTCACAGATATATTGCTAAtacatttctctgttttttattcTATAAATCAGTGCACTTGACAAAGTTGTTTATTATAGAATTTCCAATATGCTGAGTTATTGGTTATAGTTGAACAATGAAtatttatatctgttttatttatttatttcagaaactaCCTCAAATACACTAACGTGTGTTAGGTCAAATCTTGTCCAATAAACCATCAAAATTAATATGATGACTCCGACTCCTTGACAAGAGTTCTGCAGCGGTCAATAACTATTAACCAGCATTCAGTGGGGCAATCCCCAAcattggtccttcgagccggaactATTGACTACTGCAGTGATGTCATTAAAAGAGCAAGCCACTTCTCTCCCTCCAACTGAGACGTCAGACAGACCCTCACGGCATCGTCGCACACCCAGGCATCTGGAAGAGTATCATCTTGACTATGGCCATCACCGACCTGCTCTCTCCTCCCCACCCACAGAAGAGATACAAGCGGAGCAGAGAGGAGCAGCAGCCCCAGTGGGCCTAACTAGTCAGTCATGAACAGTCTCCAGCCAGGGTGAGCATCCAGACACAAGCTCCACGGATTTGTTAAGCATGAGTTCACTGAGGAAAATGTTGACGACTATTTCTGACAAAGAGAAGGATGAGGCTCCTGATATGGCTGCACTTCACAGTAAACTTCAACAATATGAAAAACGACAGCGTCGGCATAAAGAAATGATGGAACACATCACGTCGTTCTTGAcggaagaagaggatgaggaggatggtCAAAGTGGAAAGCCCACCACACCACCAGTAAGATCCCCTTCGGTAACTTCTTCACATTTGTCTCCCTCAAGTCATACTACTCCATCACAGTCACCTGACATTGAGCTACCTACCCACGGATGTGTGAGTGACACGCAAAAGAATGCAAGTAAATCTCCTGCATAGGCTGAGGGCTTTAACTCTGGATTTGTTCCAATATGTCCAGTCAGTTCAATCCCCTTGTATTCACCAGTTTCATCTGGAACATTACCTTCTGTTTCGCATCAACAACAACCTGCTACAAGAGCAGAGACTGTGCCACCACTGTTTATGAAGCAGTCCCTCCTTTACGATGATGCTAGAAAGGCCTTTCAACCCCAAGTGCAGCCACCTTTAATGGCACCTAAGCCAGCCTACCAGCACCTTAATGCAGTATATGGCCATTTGGCAGGGTCACCTTCACAACAACAGTTTACTGCTCTGCCCACAGCAAGTTTTGCGACTCCTCATTATACTCTTATGACTATCAGTCTCTCAAACCCATCCTAGAGTTCCAGTTACGACTCTGAATCCTCCTGCCTTTGATACCCCCTCTCTGCAGCCATTTAAGAAAGCACTGAATCCAACCGAATACTTTGTGCCTCACCCCCCTTTGCATGCTGCCCCCCAACCAAAGATTCCTGATTTTGTGAATGACAATGAAAGGGAATTTGCTAACCTGAAGTTAGCACTGGACAACCTTCTTGAACCGCATGCAGAGCTAGGTGAGAAATACAAGTACCATATTTTGCTGGAGCACCTCAAATTGCCTGAGGCACAGATGATTGGCCAGTCTTGTCGCCATCATCTTTACCCATATTCAGCAGCTATGCAAGCCCTTCAGTTGCAATATGGTCAACCACACCAACTGGCTCAGAGCGAGATAGCAGCAATCCTCACAGCCCCAGAGGTCAAACCAAATGATGCTCACAGCTTCCAGAGTTTCGCTCTTCGTGTACACCTCTTAGTGAGTATGCTTTTGTCGTTGGAGGGTACCAGAGGGATGGAGTTGAACTGTTGTTCACATGTAGATCGCTTACTCAGTAAACTGCCCAAGTACTTAAGAGATGGCTTCATAGAGTTTCTCCAGCTGAGAGGGAAGCTCAACTCCCCAAGTATTAACCCGTACTACCTACAAGACTTTGCTGGATGGCTCCAAGTCAAGGCTCAGCAACAGCGACTTTCCAGTAGGTTAGTGCAATGTTACCAGTATGAAAGAGCTCCCAGCAGTTCAAAAGAGAAGAATGCAGCCAAACTGAAAAGCCAAAGTACAACCTTGTATCATGGTGTATCACCCACAGAGACCAAAACATTCTCCAGTCCTAAGGTGTCTTGGAAAAGAACATCATCCAAAGTTATCTGCCTATTCTGTGGCAGCAAGGATCACTACATCACTCGATGCAGTAGTATCAGAGAGCTGCCTGTTGCTGAACTTTGCAAGTGGATTTCGGAGGAAAAGCGCTGCTGGAAATGTGCTCGTTCCCATGCCCCTGAGACCTGTAATCTAAAGAAACCCTGCAGTGACTGTGGTGGTATTCACCTTCAAGTGCTTCATGGTGTGGCCCAAAGTCATACAACCCTTCGTACCGTCCGACCAGACACTACTCACCTCAGTGGCACAAAGGTCACCTTTGAAATCTCGCCAAGAAATAACCCAGAGAAACGCTATCAGGTGTTAGGAGCATTTACAGCTTCTGGTCTTGATCTGGTAGAACAGACATACCCAGTTCAGGCTCTTCGGAGACGGTATGCACATCTAAGGGGAGTTCCACTACAGCCATTTCACAAAGTGCATCCGCTTGTACTCATTGGTTCAGACCAAGTTCATCTCATTACTGCCAAAGAGCCAATTTGTCAAGGCAACAAAGGTGGTCCAGTAGCAGTCCATACAGCTCTCGGGTGGGCTCTTCAAGGAGCAGTAATGTGTACCACAGACCAGGCACCAGTGCAGCAATGTTTCTTTATCTCCAGTGCTCACACAGATGATCTTCTCTACAGAAATGTGGAAGAGTTATGGCAACTGGACGTATTGCCCTTTCGCAAATGAGAAGCTGGTGGTCCGATCCAGACAAGATAACGAGGTGTAGCatatcaggcctgaaccagacaaattaaagattcgatcgggagcctggttgaaacatgagccgaattccacagaaaggcaggatgttatAAATCAACTCCTaacaccacagtctgataaccaaccaactctttcagagaacagctttcaacattaacaccattagaacaattattaacaatttcAATACGGAGAAGagattgacaaaaaaaattggggcaagtaatcaaagagatgcacagcgtgaccatcacatgtaaacccatgatagtaatcatgatcacaagctctttggattgacttcccccacctcgaaggaaaccagactgaaattcctaaggagacctgttaacctctctggtcttcaaaggacatatccttactccacagaatggcacagagaatgctttccaatgcatatatgcaccaaaatgaactcaaaaaaagacttctaaatggatatcagtccattgcttaactccatatcatacatgtaacccacacatttgattataatgtttctaatcacttattgtgtatgtctttttaaataactcttgaatagcttaagggatcatattcatgtttagtatgtgtgtgttcgaatcttcttgcttgaaatgtCTCTGTCCatcaattatttgtcaaatgtatcatattcttgttataggaatcatgtccaaattataccctgcaagagcgggaaaattcggaccacgtgcttgataagaaaacatatgatttatgaatgggtgggacaaacatcgctacacaccgagaaaagacaatatctaattggtcaagacaacatttgaggtgtggccaaaaggccagtttaaatactcaggacaccatcaaattttgcttttagcttttgcttttagcattagcttttagcctttgctttttagctttagcttttagtcatgctttgtcatcacttttagcgttctttgagcgccgttccagcgtgcttcggcctgcacgcctgctgctacttagccacgatgagaagaaacaccacctagtctcgtcaatactttacttcttttcttttccgtttgagagtttagtgttctgagttaagttttgtaacgccgtgtctccgagtctgaccttgagtgcccgttcaacttcaaccagcccacaactccgcatcgtcagccaacgcccaaacacgggcttcccaagatgtcacttcaacgactactgaacttccagccaatcagcaacctcgggaaacccccttttttagcgacaacaaagggaaccccgttacacaggcatcacaagtaacgtacctccagactctgagtgttttgtgcttacaagttaatgtcttaaactgccgagtgggcagctcgagctggaggccgcaGAGAAGCAGATTCGTGTCCTGGaacagaggcaggcccagctgagagagcagagagccgcgcgggaaacctcccgggctgatgCTCAAAAGTCCATGGTAAGTATACAGcgtgctgctaacagtcccaccacctctaccccgtgtgtttctctgcacaggcccagtGCATCCAGGacgcgatcttcccagatgtccttcactctggCGCTGGGACACCacagaccctgggtgcatccgcagctgaggacgcgagccaggccccgggtgatgacctctccccctccggtcttcgagatctccacacggaaccacTTCGCTCCGCTCTGCGAGACGGAatcgctgtgatcgtcggagactccatcgtccgacacgtccgtgctaagTTAGCCGAaagtaaagtgcacactcactgtttccctggtgctcatgttctcgatgtttctgcgcagatacccacgATCCTGAAGGCCAACGAGAGCCCCACAGCGGTCGTGCTTCACActggggttaacgacaccatgcAGCGGCAGacagagacgctgaagagggacttcaagagcctgatcgagacggtgcaCAGCAtaacgcccgcggcgacgatcatcgtgtcaggaccactgcccacgtatcgacaaggacacgaaaggttcagtagactttttgctttaaatttatggttattgtcatggtgtaaagaacagaaactgctctttgttaataattggaatcttttctgggagtgtcctaggctttttcgcgctgatggcctgcaccccagcagagtcggagcggaactcctctcgaacaacatctccaggactctacgctccatatgactagtaagccaattctcaaataactgctatgatggcttttgttctacccgtttaaatgttagaagtacttgcactgtccaatctattaagactgtgtctgttccccgaatagtgaggtcaaaatataaaattaatataggatctagaaaaaatcttatcgtgattaatccagaaaaacaaaaaaataaatgaacaaaaacaatttctaaagtttgggctcataaacattagatcactcacacccacagcaaaaaccaaatgattacaggtgctggtcatataattagaatatcatcaaaaagttgatttatttcagaattattttagaattccattcaaaaagtgaaacttgtatattatattcattcattacacacagactgatatatttcaaatgtttatttcttttaattttgatgattataactgacaactaaggaaatcccaaattcagtaacACTGACAAAAGGAACTCCACAGGGTGAAACAGAAAGCACAAAGTAATGTGTGTAACAAAGTCAGTGATCGAGAAGGAAGATGATGGGGTCGGCTTGACTGCTGCTGGTGATTTTATTCAGGTTTCAGTAAACAAACAGAAAGTCACGCTACCAGCGCTCAATATAACACAGCTGCATAAGCAATATACAAGAGCAGTCATGgtctccacccacacacaccagtCAAAAGTCTGTCCCTCTCTGCCTGCCTTCTCATTCACAGGCCTCTTTATTCagtctctccacgccaattactggaacaagacagttttttttttttttcatttgcatttgacCCACTTCCGCTGCTTCCTGTCAgcccctcagcccaccatctgtgcgGTGGGATGACAGAGGGTCTGACAGTCTCCACCTGCATCATGGCTGGAGGATCCCTTGTCTCCATCTCCAGATTCTGAGCCCCAtcgacccagcggctccaccatggctcctagctccatCATCTCCACTGTGGTCCATAAGTCAACCTGCTCCgctgggctccctcgtccctctggctctgccttggtcagtcATCGACCATCCgctgcctcgggactccactcctctggctgcCTCTTGTCCCTCCAGCTCTATCAGGCTCCACCACAGCCTTCTGGATCCTGCCTTGGTCGCCGGAGCTAtctgctccaccttggccctGCGGATCCTCCACGTCACCCTGGCTAGTTGGTTCTTCATCTCCGCCTTGGGCTCCACCACCACCTGCTCCGTTGCCATCGGTCGGCCCCCTGGAGccgtcagcccttcctccaccatggatCCTCCCTCCATCAGCTCCACAATAGGTCgtcatcatggctgtggcctcccgcctggctcctcctgctccaagtccCTCCTGTCTTCTCCATGACTCCTTCCTCTGTCTGATCCTCCTTGGTTCCTTCTGTCTTCgtcatggctcctccctccatcggctcCACAATGGGTCGCCATCATGGCTGTGGACTGGGTCccgcctggctcctcctgctccaagtccCTCCTGTCTTCTCCATGACTCCTTCCTCTGTCTGATCCTCCTTGGTTCCTTCCATCTTcgtcctggctcctccctccatcgtctcCACCCTGGACTCGTGTCACACCCCagaactgtttttgttgtgttttcatcccTCATGTGTTCACTGAACCAGTTTCTGTATTTCTTTGATTAGTTAGTTCACCTTTGTCTTGTCAATCATCCTCATCTGTCAGTCCCTCATTAGCAACCCTACTTTAGTTCTAGCCTGTTCAGTTCTCCTTTGTCCGGTATTGTTTATGTTTCCTGCGTGTCACCTGCCTGCCTATTGTGGATTTACCCTCTTGTGGAT
This region includes:
- the LOC122145431 gene encoding uncharacterized protein LOC122145431 codes for the protein MIGQSCRHHLYPYSAAMQALQLQYGQPHQLAQSEIAAILTAPEVKPNDAHSFQSFALRVHLLVSMLLSLEGTRGMELNCCSHVDRLLSKLPKYLRDGFIEFLQLRGKLNSPSINPYYLQDFAGWLQVKAQQQRLSSRLVQCYQYERAPSSSKEKNAAKLKSQSTTLYHGVSPTETKTFSSPKVSWKRTSSKVICLFCGSKDHYITRCSSIRELPVAELCKWISEEKRCWKCARSHAPETCNLKKPCSDCGGIHLQVLHGVAQSHTTLRTVRPDTTHLSGTKVTFEISPRNNPEKRYQVLGAFTASGLDLVEQTYPVQALRRRYAHLRGVPLQPFHKVHPLVLIGSDQVHLITAKEPICQGNKGGPVAVHTALGWALQGAVMCTTDQAPVQQCFFISSAHTDDLLYRNVEELWQLDIPTILKANESPTAVVLHTGVNDTMQRQTETLKRDFKSLIETVHSITPAATIIVPSAHHLCGGMTEGLTVSTCIMAGGSLVSISRF